The Cloacibacillus sp. An23 genome includes a window with the following:
- the rpmE gene encoding 50S ribosomal protein L31, protein MKKGIHPKYEVCKVTCACGNTFETRSTVGDMRVSVCSACHPFYTGKKGRVIEAGRLEKFRQKYAGVNYGQKSAKETAE, encoded by the coding sequence TTGAAAAAGGGTATCCATCCGAAATACGAAGTCTGCAAGGTGACTTGCGCTTGCGGAAATACATTTGAAACAAGGTCTACGGTGGGAGACATGAGGGTTTCCGTATGCAGCGCCTGCCACCCCTTCTACACCGGCAAGAAGGGCCGCGTGATCGAAGCGGGCCGCCTTGAGAAGTTCCGTCAGAAGTACGCCGGCGTGAACTACGGTCAGAAGAGCGCCAAAGAAACC
- a CDS encoding DNA polymerase, which produces MKKDLLLIDGHGLAFRAFYALPQELSAPDGTPTNAILGFFNMMLKVLDEWPVEGLGIFFDPKGPTRRHELFAEYKQTRKPTPESFKAQMPLIIDLCRAMGFPVFSRDGVEADDYIVSTAKACAASGWDVKILSADKDLFQAIGSGVSVIRPSRGVTDFGLYDEESFREKYGFEPPLMADYLALVGDTADNIPGVSGIGEKTALDLVGKFGRLENIYENLESVPKARRGKLEAGRDAAFMSRVLVVPQETEPASEDELIPKGPEMNELFALCSRLGLKKIFSRFGDEPETPKTEAAAAPSAGAQEEAELASLLEAGELAVTPAGPDGGSLFFAAAADGRLARLDLNAESDRAVFEEWTKRGRLLLCGLRETLSAYPGFPLPERGKIYDVEAAHYLLHPDRAGAAGMARTFGEPELSGARLAPRLFAYRDALGPGIEKYGLAKVMEEIDMPLAPVLAKMHLAGIRADTKMLEDLGGKLSASIEETEAAIKDYVGAEINLSSPKQVSELLFGKLMLPPLKTTKSGGAYSTSIVVLEELARLPEPMCAVPKMLIKLREESKIYTAFVQPFIKYSRDGGGVIHSTFDHLATGTGRLASRDPNVQNMPVFHEWADKFRSCFKPRRDDGVFVAADYSQIELRVLAELAGEEKLIQAFSDGRDIHLETASWVFGLPAGEITGEQRRFAKVVNFGLLYGMSAFGLAQRLGVPRPTAQQIVDRYFSVLPRVKGYITESVAEAKERGYTRSLFGRIRPLAEVSTAEGRGSSALNRIAVNTPIQSAAADIAKIALFRFDAALAEKFPDARIVLQVHDSIVCECAERDKEAVKELLVGTMEGVRAMSVPLKAEPKIGKSLSEL; this is translated from the coding sequence ATGAAAAAAGATCTGCTTCTCATAGACGGGCACGGCCTCGCGTTCAGAGCCTTCTACGCGCTGCCGCAGGAGCTCTCCGCGCCGGACGGCACGCCGACGAACGCGATACTCGGATTTTTCAACATGATGCTGAAGGTGCTCGACGAATGGCCCGTCGAAGGGCTCGGCATATTCTTCGACCCGAAGGGGCCGACGCGGAGGCACGAGCTCTTCGCCGAGTACAAGCAGACGCGCAAGCCGACGCCCGAGAGCTTCAAGGCACAGATGCCGCTCATTATAGATTTATGCCGCGCGATGGGATTTCCCGTATTTTCGCGCGACGGCGTCGAGGCCGACGACTATATAGTGTCTACCGCGAAAGCCTGCGCCGCGTCGGGCTGGGACGTGAAAATACTCTCTGCCGACAAAGATCTGTTTCAGGCGATAGGAAGCGGCGTATCCGTTATCCGGCCGTCGCGCGGCGTGACGGACTTCGGCCTCTACGACGAAGAGAGCTTCCGTGAAAAATACGGCTTCGAGCCCCCTCTGATGGCGGACTACCTTGCGCTGGTCGGCGACACCGCGGACAACATCCCCGGCGTGTCCGGCATAGGCGAGAAGACGGCCCTCGACCTCGTAGGAAAATTCGGGCGGCTCGAAAATATTTATGAAAATCTGGAAAGCGTTCCGAAGGCGCGGCGCGGCAAGCTGGAGGCGGGACGCGACGCGGCGTTTATGAGCCGCGTCCTCGTCGTCCCGCAGGAGACCGAACCGGCCTCAGAGGACGAGCTTATCCCGAAGGGGCCCGAGATGAACGAGCTCTTTGCTCTGTGCTCGCGCCTCGGATTGAAAAAGATATTTTCGCGCTTCGGCGATGAGCCGGAGACGCCCAAGACCGAGGCCGCGGCCGCTCCGTCCGCCGGAGCGCAGGAGGAAGCCGAGCTCGCGTCTCTGCTTGAGGCCGGCGAACTCGCTGTGACGCCGGCGGGGCCGGATGGAGGAAGCCTGTTCTTCGCGGCGGCGGCCGACGGGCGATTGGCGCGTTTAGATTTAAACGCCGAAAGCGACCGCGCCGTGTTCGAGGAATGGACGAAGCGCGGCAGACTGCTGCTATGCGGCCTCCGAGAGACGCTCAGCGCATATCCCGGCTTTCCGCTGCCCGAGCGCGGAAAGATATACGACGTCGAGGCGGCTCATTATCTGCTGCACCCGGACCGCGCCGGCGCGGCTGGCATGGCGCGCACCTTCGGCGAGCCTGAGCTGTCCGGAGCGCGGCTGGCGCCGCGGCTATTCGCCTACAGGGACGCACTCGGGCCCGGAATCGAAAAGTACGGGCTCGCCAAGGTGATGGAAGAGATAGACATGCCGCTGGCTCCGGTGCTAGCGAAAATGCACCTTGCCGGGATACGCGCAGACACGAAAATGCTCGAAGACCTCGGCGGGAAGCTCTCCGCGAGCATCGAAGAGACGGAGGCCGCGATAAAGGATTACGTTGGCGCGGAAATCAACCTCTCCTCCCCGAAACAGGTGAGCGAGCTCCTCTTCGGCAAGCTTATGCTCCCGCCGCTGAAAACCACGAAAAGCGGCGGGGCGTATTCGACGAGCATAGTCGTGCTTGAGGAGCTTGCGCGCCTGCCGGAGCCGATGTGCGCCGTACCCAAAATGCTCATCAAACTTAGGGAAGAATCAAAAATATACACCGCCTTCGTCCAGCCCTTCATCAAATACTCGCGCGACGGCGGCGGGGTGATACATTCCACCTTCGACCATCTCGCTACCGGGACGGGACGGCTCGCGAGCCGCGACCCAAATGTTCAGAACATGCCGGTCTTTCACGAGTGGGCCGACAAATTCCGTTCATGCTTCAAGCCCCGCCGCGACGACGGAGTATTCGTCGCCGCCGACTATTCGCAGATAGAGCTGCGCGTCCTTGCGGAGCTTGCCGGAGAGGAGAAACTGATACAGGCGTTCAGCGATGGCCGCGACATCCACCTTGAAACCGCTTCTTGGGTCTTCGGACTCCCAGCCGGCGAAATAACCGGGGAACAGCGGCGTTTCGCAAAGGTGGTAAACTTCGGGCTCCTCTACGGCATGAGCGCCTTCGGGCTGGCGCAGCGCCTCGGCGTGCCGCGTCCGACTGCGCAGCAGATAGTGGACAGATACTTCAGCGTCCTTCCGCGCGTGAAGGGCTATATAACCGAAAGCGTCGCCGAGGCGAAAGAGCGAGGCTACACGCGGTCGCTCTTCGGCCGCATCCGCCCGCTCGCCGAAGTGTCTACTGCGGAAGGGCGCGGCAGCAGCGCGCTGAACCGTATAGCGGTGAATACTCCTATACAAAGCGCCGCGGCCGACATAGCGAAGATAGCGCTATTCCGCTTCGACGCGGCGCTCGCGGAAAAATTCCCGGACGCGCGCATTGTGCTCCAAGTCCACGACTCCATAGTCTGCGAGTGCGCGGAAAGGGACAAAGAGGCAGTGAAGGAGCTGCTCGTCGGCACAATGGAGGGCGTCAGGGCGATGAGCGTTCCGCTCAAAGCCGAGCCGAAGATAGGAAAGTCTCTCAGCGAACTGTAA